The following are encoded in a window of Candidatus Eremiobacterota bacterium genomic DNA:
- a CDS encoding DUF4352 domain-containing protein — translation MNKKLAVILLSIVLLWCCGRGASAAQVSYVTVTVNGKALKEKAIYVEGLVYLPVDAIANALGVSYEWDPSKKRITFNGKPLTGKAIKIQGVLYVPSVSVAENTNGRIKMDPQSKALSIFTGKDIGVKTPTPTHTPVATPIQSVNEPFIPIKAENDVFKVTITNLETVTTVKGQNTSRSGNKFIIIYLSQQNISNEVQIYTGKFALVDSSRQVYEYQESLSNFWLLVLRPGGNNFGYLVFEIPVNVQPMQVVLSTTTRPPLTLNLR, via the coding sequence TTGAATAAGAAATTAGCTGTCATACTCCTGAGCATTGTGCTGTTGTGGTGCTGCGGCAGGGGAGCCTCAGCGGCACAGGTTTCCTATGTGACTGTCACGGTGAATGGCAAGGCTTTGAAAGAGAAAGCCATTTATGTCGAGGGGCTTGTGTATCTCCCTGTCGATGCCATAGCAAATGCCCTTGGCGTCTCCTACGAATGGGATCCTTCGAAGAAAAGAATCACCTTTAACGGGAAGCCTCTCACCGGCAAGGCCATCAAGATACAGGGCGTCCTTTACGTTCCGTCGGTGTCTGTGGCAGAAAATACCAACGGACGGATCAAAATGGATCCCCAGAGCAAAGCTCTCAGCATATTTACTGGAAAAGACATCGGCGTAAAGACACCCACGCCGACCCATACCCCGGTGGCAACGCCCATCCAGAGCGTGAATGAGCCCTTTATACCGATAAAAGCAGAGAATGACGTCTTTAAAGTGACGATAACCAACCTGGAGACCGTTACCACCGTCAAGGGGCAGAACACTTCCAGGTCGGGCAACAAGTTCATTATTATATATTTATCTCAGCAGAACATTTCCAACGAGGTGCAGATCTATACGGGAAAGTTCGCTCTCGTGGACAGCAGCAGGCAGGTCTATGAATACCAGGAGAGCCTGAGCAATTTCTGGCTCCTGGTGCTGCGCCCCGGGGGAAACAACTTCGGCTACCTCGTCTTTGAAATCCCGGTGAATGTCCAGCCCATGCAGGTGGTGCTCTCGACGACCACGAGGCCTCCCCTCACGCTCAACCTCCGGTAA